The Deferribacterota bacterium sequence CCCTATAGCCATGGAAAGAGGTTTAAGGTTTGCTATAAGGGAAGGTGGTAGAACAGTAGGTGCAGGAGTAGTAACAGATATTATTGAATAATATTTAATATTTGAGGTTAGAGATGGCTGATCATGTTATATTAGCTTGCGTAGAATGCAAAAATAGGAATTATCATACAACAAAGAATAAAAAGAGCATAACATCTAAATTGGAGTTAAAGAAATATTGTGCTAGGTGTAGAAAACATACACTACACAGGGAAACTAAATAGGCCAGTAGCTCAATTTGGCAGAGCACCGGTCTCCAAAACCGGTGGCTGGGGGTTCGAGTCCCTCCTGGCCTGTTATTGGATAAATATGATATTAGAATTAAAAAGATTTTTAAGACAAGTTAAGGAAGAATTAAAAAAAGTGATTTGGCCAACTAGAGAATTAACTATTGGCACAACCTTTGTTGTATTGCTGTTAGTGTTTATAGTTTCTATCTTTTTAGGTGTTGTAGATATAGCTTTGTCAAAAATTATAAGATTTATAATAGGGTAGCTATGGCAAATAATTGGTATGTTGTGCATACATATTCGGGTTTTGAAAAAAAGGTTAAACAACTAATTGAAGAAAAAGTTAAAAATTTGGGCAAAGAAAAAGAGATTGATGAAATACTTATTCCCACTGAAGATGTTGTTGAGCTAAGGAAAGGAAAAAAAATAGTTAGTAAAAAGAAAACTTTTCCAGGATATATTTTAGTGCATATGGAGATGACAACAGAGAATTGGCAGTTAATTAAGAATACTCCAAGGGTAACTGGTTTTGTTGGAGGCACAAATCCTGTTGCAATACCTGAGAATGATGTTAAGGCTATGGTGGATTTAGCAAAATCACAGGCGCCAAGAATGGCTATAAAGTTTATAGCAGGGGATAAAATTGAAGTAATAGATGGTCCTTTTCAGGGATTTACAGGTATTGTTGATGAAGTGAATCCTGAAAAGGAAAAAGTTAAGGTAGTTGTTAGCATATTTGGTAGACAAACACCAATAGAGTTAGATTATTATCAGATAAATAGGATAGGTTAAGGGGTGTAAGATGGCAAAAAAGATTATGGGGCAGATTAAGCTACAGATACAAGCTGGCAAAGCAAATCCAGCTCCACCAGTAGGTCCTGCTCTTGGGCAGAGAGGTGTTAATATTATGGAGTTCTGCAAAGCCTTTAATGCTGCAACTAGCAATATGGGCGACATGATTATCCCTGTGATTATAACTGTATATGAGGATAGGAGCTTTACTTTTGTAACTAAAACACCTCCCACATCTGATTTAATAAAAAAAGAGCTTAACTTATCAAAGGGATCATCAAAACCGGGAATTGAAAATGTGGGCAAGTTAACAATGAGCCAACTTGAGAAAATAGCAAAAATAAAGTTGCCTGATTTAAATACAGATGATCTCGAAAAAGCTAAGAAAATTGTTACAGGAACATCCAAAAGTGTTGGTGTTACTATAGAAGAAAAGGAGTAGTTATGGCAAAAAGAGGTAAGAAATATTTAAATGCACTAGAAAGATTTGATAGATATAAGTATTACGAATTGATAGAGGCTATTAAAATTGTAAAAGAGGTTTCTTTTGCCAATTTTGATGAAACGCTGGAGATGGCAGTTAAATTAGGT is a genomic window containing:
- the rpmG gene encoding 50S ribosomal protein L33, with the protein product MADHVILACVECKNRNYHTTKNKKSITSKLELKKYCARCRKHTLHRETK
- the secE gene encoding preprotein translocase subunit SecE, whose product is MILELKRFLRQVKEELKKVIWPTRELTIGTTFVVLLLVFIVSIFLGVVDIALSKIIRFIIG
- the nusG gene encoding transcription termination/antitermination protein NusG; the encoded protein is MANNWYVVHTYSGFEKKVKQLIEEKVKNLGKEKEIDEILIPTEDVVELRKGKKIVSKKKTFPGYILVHMEMTTENWQLIKNTPRVTGFVGGTNPVAIPENDVKAMVDLAKSQAPRMAIKFIAGDKIEVIDGPFQGFTGIVDEVNPEKEKVKVVVSIFGRQTPIELDYYQINRIG
- the rplK gene encoding 50S ribosomal protein L11, which produces MAKKIMGQIKLQIQAGKANPAPPVGPALGQRGVNIMEFCKAFNAATSNMGDMIIPVIITVYEDRSFTFVTKTPPTSDLIKKELNLSKGSSKPGIENVGKLTMSQLEKIAKIKLPDLNTDDLEKAKKIVTGTSKSVGVTIEEKE